In Flavobacterium praedii, the DNA window TCTTTTATATAATATTGCTGATTGTTTGTAGACTCTGGCAACGTATAAGTAAAATCCCAAAACAACAATTGTACATCTCCTTTTGCATTTTTGGTTGCCCAAGAGGAAGTGTCGGTATTTTGAAGTTCTGCCTCTCCCAATTTGTTTAAAAAAGAATATGAAAAATAAGCAGGTTTCTTGATTCCCTGTGTATTCAACAATCCGAAACCTCCGTGAAAAGGAGTGAATCTTGGACCTGGCTCTTCAAAAATATCGGTAAAAACCCAATACGACATCGAGTTTGCTGCATTTCCAACTTGTTTCAGTTTTTGAAGAATATAGGCTGCTGAATGATAACTATCGTGAATCGGGTCTGCTGGAGTGTAGGACGAACTCCATTCGGTGTAATGCAATTCCAATTTTGGCATAGCCGAATTCGAAATTTGCTGACGAGAATTAATTACTTCGCCACTCACACTCGACGCATCTTTACTCAAAACCGTTCCAGAGCCTCCAAATTCATCTAAAAAACCTTGACCAACTCCGTAAGCGTGTGTAGAGATAAAATCTAAAGGCACATTATTATTGGTACAAAATTCAACAGTTTCAGGAACCCAAGCCGCGCCGGCTGTAGCAGGACCTCCAACTTTATAAGCTGGATTTACGCTTTTGATGGCTCTAGCTGTATAGTCGTATAATTTGAAATATTCCTCTTGAGTACCCGTCCAAAAACCTGGCGATAAGTTGGGTTCGTTCCAAACCTCGAAATACCAAGTCTTCACTTCATCCGCACCATAACGTTCGGTAAAATGCTGAGTTAAGTTGCGAATTAAGTCTTCCCATTTTTTATAATCTTTTGGAGGAGTTACGTTTCCTTTCCACCAAAAAATGGTTTGAGTTCCGCTAGCCAAAGCCGAAGGCATAAACCCTAATTCTACAAAAGGTTTCATCTTGATGCTCAAAAGAAAATCGTATAAGGCATCAACATATTGGTAATTGTATTCCGGATTTCCTTTATTATCTTCTTTATAAACGGCCATATCATCTGTCAATAAACCGTGCATCCTAATATACTTGAAATCGCATTCTTTTTTTGCCAAAGCCAATTGTTGTTGCCAATCAGCGCGCAAACCTTCATTGGCTCTTCCTGCTCCAATGCATTCTTTAAACATGGTATTCAATTCCCCTGCTGATTTATTGTAATCGACTTTTATAATTCGATCTGCAGCAACTGATTTTTTTCCATTCGTATCTTGTCCAAACAATGCAATATTGGTTAGTGATAACAGAATAATTGGTATTAATAAATATTTCTTCATTGTAATTATTTCACCGTTATTTTTTTGGTCAGCAGAATTGCATCCGAAGCGCTTCCAACCTGTATTTCAATTTGTCCTTTTTCGAGTTCAAATTGTTGTTTTGTTGTATTCCAATATTCTAAATTTTTGGCTTTTAAAGTCAGAGCAACTGTTTTGGTCTCTCCTGCTTTCAAAAATATTCTTTGAAACGATTTTAATGCTTTTATCGGTTGCGGAATTGCCGAGTCGATTGATTTCACATACAATTGAACGACTTCCTCCCCGTCTCGTTTTCCGGTATTGGTAACCGAAACCGAAACTGTTAGATTTTTGTCTTTTTCTAAAGTTTCCTTGTTTGTGGTTATCGTATTGTACGTAAAACTCGTGTAACTCAACCCGTGACCGAAAGCATACAGCGGTTTTCCTTGAAAATACATGTAGGTTCTTCCATTGCGGATGTTGTAATCTAATAAATCAGGTAAATCCGTAATGGCTGCCACCCAAGTTTGTGTCAATCTTCCCGCTGGATTGTAATCGCCAAACAAAACATCCGCCAAAGCAGTTCCCAATTCCTGACTGTTTTGTGTCATGTGCACAATCGCAGGAATATGTTCCTGTGCCCAATTGATGGCATACGGAAAACTGCTTATTAAGGCTACAACCGTATTGGGATTGGCTTGATATGCAATCTTAATTAAATCTTCTTGTTCCAATGTCAGAGACTGACGATCTACAGATTCTTTGCCTTCGCTCGGAATTGGACAATCGTTCCAACCAGCATTGCAAACTGGATGATTCCCGACTATCACAATAACTACATCCGCTTTTTTGGCAATAGTTGCTGCTTTTCCATCCGCGTTATTCTTGGCGAATAAAATTTCTACTTTATCTCCCAATTTGTTTTTAATTCCCTTTAAAGGAGTAATCATATAAGGAGGTGTTCCGCTGTACCAATCCAAAAGCACCTCATCGGCATGAAGACCAATTACGGCAACTGTTTTTAGTTTTTCTTTTTGCAAAGGCAACAACTGTTTGGCTGGATCATTCTTCAATAAAACAATTGATTTCAAGGTTGCTTCCAGTGCTAACTTTTTATGAGCATCAGATTTCCAAGGGTCGATTGTGTCTTTGCCTGTTCCAATTTTCGCATACGGATTGGAATCTGTCGCATCCAACATTCCCAGTTTTATCATTACCCGAAAATCACCTCTGATGACTTCGTCTATTTCTTTTTCAGTCAGATAGCCTTTTGAAATTGCGCCGTCGACACCTTCTTTATAATCATCCAAAAACTGATTGATTCCTGCTTTTACGGCAGCTGCAGCACCCAGATACGAATCAGGATAATATTTATGATCCGAAAGCAATAATCGAAAAGCACCACCGTCAGTACAAATAATTCCGTTTTGTGCCCACTCTTTTTGAGTGATTTTTTTCAGCATTGGATGCACCATCGCTGGGACTCCGTTTACTTTATTGTAAGACGCCATATAGGCACGCGAACCGCCTTCGATAATTCCCATTCTGAAAGGAACGGAGTAATATTCTCTCCAAAGCCGTTCATCAAAATCGGATGACGTATACGTTCTTCCATCTTCATTGCTGTTCGCCAAAAAGTGTTTCATTAACGAAGCCGTTTGCCAATATTTTGGATTATTCCCTTGCAATCCTTTTACAAAAGCAACGGTCATCGTTCCGTTAAAAAAAGCATCTTCACCATAACTTTCTTCGGTGCGTCCCCAACGTGGGTCTCTGGCGATATCTGCATTTGGAGCGCGAACAACTAATCCTCCTCGATGGTATTTCTGAAAGGCGTAACGTGCTTCGTATCCTTCAATATTTGCCACTTTTTGAAGCAAATCGACATCCCAAGTTTCTCCCAAACCATAGGCTTGCGGGAAAGTGGTGGTGGTAACTGGCTTTTTGCCTTTTCCTCCCCATTCGCCTGGTCCACCTAATGCTAATCCGTGTAATCCTTCGACATGACCAGTACCGACAACTCCTAATCTGGGAACGGAAGGATTGGTACTTAATACCGCTACTTTCTCTTCCAAAGTCATTAATGACAATAGATTATCAATACGCTTTTCGATTTCCAAATTTGGATTTTGAAAAGGGTATTGCTGTTGTTTTTGTGCCAAAACTGGTACAATCGACAGTAGAAGAATGATATATAGGATATTTATTTTCATTTAAATAATTGGTTTAAAACCATTTCCATAAAATATCTAATAATACCTAACAGGTTAAAAAAAACCTGTTAGGATAGTAAATGAAAAACACAAAACTTCTTGATTAATGCTGAATTTGCGTGAGGGATAGCAGTGGAAATCCTTTTTTCATCCCGCCATTTTGCGGGATGAAAAAAGATTGCAACGGATAGCCCGGTTCGCTTTTTCAGCGAACACGCCCAAAGTATTTTTTATAATTTTTTAAATCTAATTGCTGTTCCTCCGGCTCCTCCCAAATGCAATTTCAATACATCTGATGCTTTTACTGTTTTTTTGGAAATAGCAACTGCTGATGGATTGTGTGTTTCGTCTGTACCTTCAGCATCCGCATAAATCTGAGCTTCGTAAGTGGCTTTTGGATCTAAAAAGGACAATGAAACATCTAAATCTCTGCTTTTTTCGTTGGTCATACTTCCCAAATACCAATCTTCGCTGTTTTGATCTTTACGAACGGTTGTAAGGTATTCTCCTATTTCGGCATTCAATACTTTGGTGTCTGCCCAATCTGTTGGAACGTCTTTTAGAAATTGATAGCCTGGCACTGCATAATTTTCAGGAAGATCGGCTAACATTTGGATAGGCGAATAAAACGTTACATACATTGCTAATTGTTGCGCCGTTGTTCCGTGAATTCTTTTTCCAGGATAACCTTGTTTGATTTCAACATCCAAAACACCAGGCGTATATTCCATTGGTCCAGACAGCATTCTTGTAAAAGGCAAAATCACAACATGACTTGGTGGATTTCCTTCGCTCCAAGCGTTGTATTCCTGACCACGTGCCGCTTCTCTTGCTAACATATTTGGGTAAGTTCTGCGTTCTCCAGTGTCTTTGATTGGTTCATGATAAAAAACGGCTAAATCATATTCGGCTGCTTTTTGCAAAACGTATCTGAAATAATTTACTCCAAATTGTCCGTGATGCCATTCTTTCATGTTTAATTTGGAACCTACGTGACCAATTTTTACGGTGTGGATTCCTAATTTTTTGTATAAGGCAAAACCAGCATCGATTTGTTTCATATAGTTAATCAAATTCGAACCTGTTTCATGGTATCCGATAAGCTCTACTCCTTTTTCTTTTCCGTATTCTACGACTTTTTCAATGTCGAAATTATCAGCGCATTGTGTGAAGCTGAACATGTGCATGTGGTTTTCATACCATTGTTGCGTCCAACCTTTGTTCCAGCCTTCAATCAATAAGTGATGTAAACCTTCTTTGGCGGTAAAATCAATATATTCTTTTGCATGAGCAGTAGTTGCTCCTTGTTTATCTCCTTCCCAAAAAGTGTATTTTCCAATGTGCATAGCCCACCAAATTCCGAAGTATTTATATGGTTTCACATACGATGGATTACCCATTTTGTTAGGCTCGTTTAGATTTAATATCAAATAAGAGTCGATTAAGTCTCCTGACTTTTCAGCTATTTGAATAGTTCTCCAAGAAGAAGTGAAGGTATCTTTTACTCTTACTTTCACCCCATCAGCCCAAGGCACTAAGTCGGTTTTTAATTGTGTCCCAGTGGTATTTACTAAAGTTGTACTCGCATAATCAATTAGATTTGCTTCGTGAAAACTTAGTTTCAATCCGTTTTTGCTTTCAATTGTTAAAGGTGTATGAACTGTGTCAATAGCGTTTATGCTTGATTGTTGATACAAATATTCATAACGATTTTCTTTGTAAGCTGGAATCCACCAAGCTTTCCCTTCTTCTTTTAGATTGAAAGTTGTTTTTTCATCCATAATGAAAACACTGTCTTTTGTTCCTTGTTTTGGATACACGTATCGAAAAGCAATTCCGTCATCATAAGCACGGAACTGAATTTCCAGTTTGCGTTTGTTTTTGTCTTTTTGTTGTAATTGAACCACTAACTGATTGTAGTGGTTTCTGATGTTTTTCTTTTCTCCCCAAACCTGTTCCCATGTTTCGTCGAAAGTGGAATTTTTCACGTTTGTTATTTCGAAATTAGAACTGAAATTCTCATTGTTTTTTAGCAAAAACCCCATATCCGAAGGTGATATCACTTCAGTTTTTCCGTGTGACACCCCATATTTTGGTGCATTGTTCACTAATTCGAATTTTATCTTGTTTTGACCTCCAGGAG includes these proteins:
- a CDS encoding glycoside hydrolase family 97 protein; the protein is MIKKLILPVLLLSISIGNAQGKKTKSYELASPGGQNKIKFELVNNAPKYGVSHGKTEVISPSDMGFLLKNNENFSSNFEITNVKNSTFDETWEQVWGEKKNIRNHYNQLVVQLQQKDKNKRKLEIQFRAYDDGIAFRYVYPKQGTKDSVFIMDEKTTFNLKEEGKAWWIPAYKENRYEYLYQQSSINAIDTVHTPLTIESKNGLKLSFHEANLIDYASTTLVNTTGTQLKTDLVPWADGVKVRVKDTFTSSWRTIQIAEKSGDLIDSYLILNLNEPNKMGNPSYVKPYKYFGIWWAMHIGKYTFWEGDKQGATTAHAKEYIDFTAKEGLHHLLIEGWNKGWTQQWYENHMHMFSFTQCADNFDIEKVVEYGKEKGVELIGYHETGSNLINYMKQIDAGFALYKKLGIHTVKIGHVGSKLNMKEWHHGQFGVNYFRYVLQKAAEYDLAVFYHEPIKDTGERRTYPNMLAREAARGQEYNAWSEGNPPSHVVILPFTRMLSGPMEYTPGVLDVEIKQGYPGKRIHGTTAQQLAMYVTFYSPIQMLADLPENYAVPGYQFLKDVPTDWADTKVLNAEIGEYLTTVRKDQNSEDWYLGSMTNEKSRDLDVSLSFLDPKATYEAQIYADAEGTDETHNPSAVAISKKTVKASDVLKLHLGGAGGTAIRFKKL
- a CDS encoding GH39 family glycosyl hydrolase, which codes for MKKYLLIPIILLSLTNIALFGQDTNGKKSVAADRIIKVDYNKSAGELNTMFKECIGAGRANEGLRADWQQQLALAKKECDFKYIRMHGLLTDDMAVYKEDNKGNPEYNYQYVDALYDFLLSIKMKPFVELGFMPSALASGTQTIFWWKGNVTPPKDYKKWEDLIRNLTQHFTERYGADEVKTWYFEVWNEPNLSPGFWTGTQEEYFKLYDYTARAIKSVNPAYKVGGPATAGAAWVPETVEFCTNNNVPLDFISTHAYGVGQGFLDEFGGSGTVLSKDASSVSGEVINSRQQISNSAMPKLELHYTEWSSSYTPADPIHDSYHSAAYILQKLKQVGNAANSMSYWVFTDIFEEPGPRFTPFHGGFGLLNTQGIKKPAYFSYSFLNKLGEAELQNTDTSSWATKNAKGDVQLLFWDFTYTLPESTNNQQYYIKDLPAKSKGIVKIEVAGLQKGKYTLEIYKVGYKVNDVFTDYLGMNKPKQLTLQQVNSLKQKNNGAPIAIEKVTIDSKGIYSKDFKINENDVLLLNFIKQ
- a CDS encoding glycoside hydrolase family 3 C-terminal domain-containing protein, which produces MKINILYIILLLSIVPVLAQKQQQYPFQNPNLEIEKRIDNLLSLMTLEEKVAVLSTNPSVPRLGVVGTGHVEGLHGLALGGPGEWGGKGKKPVTTTTFPQAYGLGETWDVDLLQKVANIEGYEARYAFQKYHRGGLVVRAPNADIARDPRWGRTEESYGEDAFFNGTMTVAFVKGLQGNNPKYWQTASLMKHFLANSNEDGRTYTSSDFDERLWREYYSVPFRMGIIEGGSRAYMASYNKVNGVPAMVHPMLKKITQKEWAQNGIICTDGGAFRLLLSDHKYYPDSYLGAAAAVKAGINQFLDDYKEGVDGAISKGYLTEKEIDEVIRGDFRVMIKLGMLDATDSNPYAKIGTGKDTIDPWKSDAHKKLALEATLKSIVLLKNDPAKQLLPLQKEKLKTVAVIGLHADEVLLDWYSGTPPYMITPLKGIKNKLGDKVEILFAKNNADGKAATIAKKADVVIVIVGNHPVCNAGWNDCPIPSEGKESVDRQSLTLEQEDLIKIAYQANPNTVVALISSFPYAINWAQEHIPAIVHMTQNSQELGTALADVLFGDYNPAGRLTQTWVAAITDLPDLLDYNIRNGRTYMYFQGKPLYAFGHGLSYTSFTYNTITTNKETLEKDKNLTVSVSVTNTGKRDGEEVVQLYVKSIDSAIPQPIKALKSFQRIFLKAGETKTVALTLKAKNLEYWNTTKQQFELEKGQIEIQVGSASDAILLTKKITVK